One genomic segment of Brassica napus cultivar Da-Ae chromosome A3, Da-Ae, whole genome shotgun sequence includes these proteins:
- the LOC106419914 gene encoding wax ester synthase/diacylglycerol acyltransferase 7-like, which produces MKERMTDEEEEPLSPMARVFQSPDVDYCVVTIMGFKTKICPDVLIDALKHNVSKLPRFSTKLTENGAKWIEAKINVQDHVAVPYIDPEEIGEDGQGFVDDYISRLTMIPLDRSRPLWDIHILNVKTSDAEAVGVIRSHHSLGDGMSLISLMLACTHKTLDPQNTAIPSLKRRETVLHGLRKQGWFLRLRCTVCSIATLLWNTLVDMLLLLATVLFLKDTKTPLTGGEDTGRNRKRFYHRVISLDDIKLIKNAMNMSINDVLVGVTQAALSRYLSRLYVNEQGKNNEEDDGALTSYPNRLPDRLRFRAACAVNLRSDIGFKPLADMMAKDSKGRWGNYFSFIILPLSIGLQTDPLVYLKLSKATLARKKHSYHAALVYFIIKMVLMVFGTKAAATLFNQPVKNLTACVSNVVGPMDEISFRGHPIAYIAFSSYGHSQALLVHYISYAGKMMISLAVDPTIIPNPHKICDDMEQSLKAMKAALWERGLL; this is translated from the exons ATGAAAGAGAGAATGACGGATGAGGAGGAGGAGCCGCTCAGCCCGATGGCCCGTGTATTCCAATCGCCAGACGTAGACTACTGCGTCGTCACCATCATGGGCTTCAAAACCAAGATTTGTCCAGACGTCCTTATTGATGCCTTGAAGCATAATGTCTCCAAGCTTCCTCGTTTCTCCACCAAACTG ACTGAGAATGGTGCAAAATGGATAGAGGCTAAAATCAATGTACAAGACCACGTGGCTGTACCATACATAGATCCAGAAGAGATAGGTGAAGATGGACAAGGCTTTGTCGATGACTATATCTCACGTCTCACGATGATTCCTCTTGATAGATCAAGACCCTTGTGGGACATTCACATCCTTAACGTCAAAACCTCAGATGCCGAAGCAGTCGGTGTAATTAGATCTCACCATTCATTGGGAGATGGAATGTCCTTGATTTCCCTCATGCTTGCATGTACCCATAAGACATTAGACCCCCAAAATACTGCTATTCCTTCCTTGAAACGGCGTGAAACGGTGCTGCATGGCCTTAGAAAACAAGGCTGGTTCTTAAGGTTGAGATGCACCGTTTGTTCTATAGCGACACTGCTTTGGAACACACTTGTAGATATGTTGCTTCTTTTGGCGACTGTCTTGTTTTTGAAGGATACAAAGACGCCTCTAACAGGTGGTGAAGATACCGGGAGGAATCGAAAGAGATTTTATCACAGAGTTATCTCTTTGGATGACATAAAACTTATAAAGAACGCTATGAATATG AGTATCAACGATGTTCTAGTTGGAGTTACACAAGCTGCTCTTTCTCGTTATTTGAGCCGGCTATATG TTAATGAACAAGGAAAGAATAATGAGGAAGATGACGGAGCATTGACATCGTATCCGAACCGTCTTCCAGATAGACTACGTTTCCGTGCAGCCTGTGCAGTAAATCTCAGGTCGGACATCGGATTCAAG ccTTTGGCAGATATGATGGCCAAGGATTCAAAAGGCAGATGGGGAAACTACTTTAGCTTTATCATCTTGCCTCTTTCCATCGGTTTACAAACCGATCCATTAGTCTATCTAAAACTATCCAAAGCCACCCTGGCTCGAAAGAAGCATTCTTATCACGCTGCACTAGtatattttatcatcaaaatgGTCCTAATGGTGTTTGGAACTAAG GCAGCAGCAACATTATTCAATCAACCCGTGAAGAATTTAACTGCATGCGTTTCAAACGTCGTTGGTCCCATGGATGAAATCAGTTTCCGTGGCCATCCTATCGCTTATATCGCTTTTAGCTCTTACGGACACTCACAA GCATTATTGGTACATTACATAAGTTATGCGGGGAAGATGATGATCTCGTTAGCGGTTGATCCTACAATCATACCGAATCCTCACAAGATATGTGATGATATGGAACAGTCATTGAAAGCGATGAAAGCTGCTCTGTGGGAAAGAGGGTTACTCTAA
- the LOC125593322 gene encoding uncharacterized protein LOC125593322, whose translation MFMSWDSRRCLKFLSLKGIKKCLRIRFWISWGFPRGELPLLGFPKERKMGSRVLLVSTGSCCMPRIVNTHWTCSSSATLNYDGMKKIDSVTLSELNFHDLSSPPKTVEFLCTRDVGSIETANGWCCVSCSKFSSCTCAPCHDENAVGVARYRVEMLVTDVSDTAMFVAFDGEMKKLTSGPAVAASMIT comes from the exons ATGTTCATGAGTTGGGATTCTCGGAGATGTCTAAAGTTTTTGTCTTTAAAGGGAATAAAGAAGTGTCTAAGGATCAGGTTTTGGATCAGTTGGGGCTTTCCTCGAGGAGAGCTCCCACTTCTGGGTTTCCCAAAGGAGCGCAAAATGGGTTCCAGAGTGCTGCTGGTGTCAACAGGTTCTTGCTGCATGCCTCGGATTGTGAATACACACTGGACTTG TTCCTCCTCAGCTACTCTCAATTATGATGGCATGAAGAAGATTGACTCAGTGACACTATCTGAGTTGAATTTTCATGACCTTAGTTCACCACCCAAG ACTGTCGAGTTCCTATGTACTAGGGATGTTGGCAGTATTGAAACAGCAAATGGATGGTGCTGTGTCTCCTGCTCCAAGTTCTCATCCTGCACGTGTGCGCCCTGCCATGATGAAAATGCGGTTGGAGTTGCAAG GTACCGGGTAGAGATGTTAGTTACTGATGTATCTGACACTGCCATGTTCGTAGCTTTTGATGGTGAGATGAAAAAGTTGACCAGTGGTCCTGCTGTAGCAGCATCCATGATAACATAG
- the LOC106431899 gene encoding zinc finger CCCH domain-containing protein 55 isoform X2 has protein sequence MDSGDPTALLLTKIRSLEPDYAPKIIGYLFLQDFSEKDLMHLALGPESVLHSIICKVKTQLGLLSNSLSAPSTPPSPYPISRPPINGGLSHSNGFMGFRRNSPPSPSSTSPWSINSQSNGDSATVLLDDQQLNDCLSFLDDSCEKTEDVFADPIDNGETHLHRRSFSADNVDGNVIATDSPRKVEDFMRQEEMMRLKMAYQRQRLASSQILGRVPQLPYDKRMDFLLHQHAHRDGGLRFGDERYWSSSPGRLERMELMAMHYNDMSNSVARQVYLTFPAESTFKDEDVAAYFSLFGTVQDVRIPYQQKRMFGFVSFAHPETVKVVLARGNPHFICDSRVLVKPYKEKGKALDKKHHHLLQQQIEFGNHSPCTSPSGIDPREQSDFQLDSKMFYERREMMRRKMEQADRQRAIEFERRRFINLQLPEFKNHHRGFSVGSPGYFPSASNQSADIQSELNSAADAFEVDDTTVLHPYSVTDPRSINNDNDSNGAKERTNESEPDTGSNIELVLPSNLFPSATSTDDSAETNADAGVSASSSYGNDHEPPATTCIT, from the exons ATGGATTCCGGCGACCCGACAGCTTTGCTTTTAACGAAAATCAGAAGCTTGGAGCCAGACTACGCTCCGAAGATCATCGGATACCTTTTCTTACAGGATTTCTCCGAGAAAGACTTGATGCATCTCGCTCTTGGACCTGAATCAGTCCTTCACTCCATTATCTGTAAAGTGAAAACTCAGTTAGGACTTTTATCGAACAGCTTATCCGCACCTTCTACTCCCCCGTCTCCTTACCCTATCTCTCGACCACCCATTAACGGAGGACTCTCTCACTCTAATGGGTTCATGGGTTTCCGGCGAAACTCCCCGCCGTCTCCTTCTTCCACCTCTCCCTGGTCAATCAACTCCCAAAGCAACGGAGACTCTGCTACTGTTTTACTGGATGATCAGCAGCTAAACGATTGCCTTTCGTTTCTCGACGATTCGTGTGAGAAAACAGAGGATGTTTTTGCTGATCCTATCGATAACGGAGAAACCCATCTGCACAGGAGGAGTTTCTCGGCTGATAACGTTGACGGTAATGTCATTGCCACTGATTCTCCGAGGAAAGTTGAAGACTTTATGAGGCAAGAGGAGATGATGAGGTTGAAAATGGCTTATCAGCGTCAGAGGCTTGCTTCTTCTCAGATCCTTGGTAGGGTTCCTCAGTTGCCGTACGATAAAAGAATGGACTTTCTCTTGCATCAACATGCTCACAG AGATGGCGGACTGCGTTTTGGTGATGAAAGGTATTGGAGCAGCAGCCCAGGGAGGCTTGAGAGGATGGAACTAATGGCGATGCATTATAATGATATGTCAAACTCTGTGGCTAGACAGGTTTACTTGACGTTCCCAGCTGAGAGCACGTTTAAGGATGAGGACGTTGCAGCTTACTTCAG CCTTTTCGGAACAGTGCAAGATGTGAGGATCCCATACCAACAGAAGCGTATGTTTGGCTTTGTTTCATTTGCCCATCCTGAGACTGTGAAGGTTGTACTAGCTAGAGGGAATCCTCATTTCATTTGCGACTCACGTGTACTTGTCAAACCTTACAAAGAAAAAGGCAAAGCCTTGGACAA GAAACATCATCATCTGCTACAACAGCAGATTGAGTTTGGGAATCACTCCCCATGTACCAGTCCATCTGGGATTGATCCTAGAGAACAGTCTGATTTTCAACTTG ATTCGAAGATGTTCTATGAGAGgcgggagatgatgagaaggaAAATGGAGCAAGCTGATCGGCAGAGGGCTATTGAGTTTGAAAGAAGACGCTTCATTAATTTGCAGCTTCCTGAGTTCAAGAATCATCACCGTGGCTTTTCTGTGGGGTCTCCTGGTTATTTTCCATCTGCCAGCAACCAAAGCGCCGATATTCAATCTGAACTCAATAGTGCCGCTGATGCTTTTGAAG TTGATGATACCACCGTGCTGCATCCTTACTCAGTAACCGATCCAAGGAGTATTAACAACGATAATGATTCAAACGGTGCAAAAGAAAGGACCAATGAGAGTGAACCTGACACTGGAAGCAATATAGAGCTTGTTCTTCCTAGTAACCTCTTCCCTTCTGCAACATCTACCGATGATTCTGCTGAAACTAATGCAGATGCTGGAGTCTCCGCCTCCTCTAGTTATGGAAATGACCATGAACCACCAGCCACTACCTGTATTACCTGA
- the LOC106431899 gene encoding zinc finger CCCH domain-containing protein 55 isoform X1 → MDSGDPTALLLTKIRSLEPDYAPKIIGYLFLQDFSEKDLMHLALGPESVLHSIICKVKTQLGLLSNSLSAPSTPPSPYPISRPPINGGLSHSNGFMGFRRNSPPSPSSTSPWSINSQSNGDSATVLLDDQQLNDCLSFLDDSCEKTEDVFADPIDNGETHLHRRSFSADNVDGNVIATDSPRKVEDFMRQEEMMRLKMAYQRQRLASSQILGRVPQLPYDKRMDFLLHQHAHRDGGLRFGDERYWSSSPGRLERMELMAMHYNDMSNSVARQVYLTFPAESTFKDEDVAAYFSLFGTVQDVRIPYQQKRMFGFVSFAHPETVKVVLARGNPHFICDSRVLVKPYKEKGKALDKKHHHLLQQQIEFGNHSPCTSPSGIDPREQSDFQLDSKMFYERREMMRRKMEQADRQRAIEFERRRFINLQLPEFKNHHRGFSVGSPGYFPSASNQSADIQSELNSAADAFEVVDDTTVLHPYSVTDPRSINNDNDSNGAKERTNESEPDTGSNIELVLPSNLFPSATSTDDSAETNADAGVSASSSYGNDHEPPATTCIT, encoded by the exons ATGGATTCCGGCGACCCGACAGCTTTGCTTTTAACGAAAATCAGAAGCTTGGAGCCAGACTACGCTCCGAAGATCATCGGATACCTTTTCTTACAGGATTTCTCCGAGAAAGACTTGATGCATCTCGCTCTTGGACCTGAATCAGTCCTTCACTCCATTATCTGTAAAGTGAAAACTCAGTTAGGACTTTTATCGAACAGCTTATCCGCACCTTCTACTCCCCCGTCTCCTTACCCTATCTCTCGACCACCCATTAACGGAGGACTCTCTCACTCTAATGGGTTCATGGGTTTCCGGCGAAACTCCCCGCCGTCTCCTTCTTCCACCTCTCCCTGGTCAATCAACTCCCAAAGCAACGGAGACTCTGCTACTGTTTTACTGGATGATCAGCAGCTAAACGATTGCCTTTCGTTTCTCGACGATTCGTGTGAGAAAACAGAGGATGTTTTTGCTGATCCTATCGATAACGGAGAAACCCATCTGCACAGGAGGAGTTTCTCGGCTGATAACGTTGACGGTAATGTCATTGCCACTGATTCTCCGAGGAAAGTTGAAGACTTTATGAGGCAAGAGGAGATGATGAGGTTGAAAATGGCTTATCAGCGTCAGAGGCTTGCTTCTTCTCAGATCCTTGGTAGGGTTCCTCAGTTGCCGTACGATAAAAGAATGGACTTTCTCTTGCATCAACATGCTCACAG AGATGGCGGACTGCGTTTTGGTGATGAAAGGTATTGGAGCAGCAGCCCAGGGAGGCTTGAGAGGATGGAACTAATGGCGATGCATTATAATGATATGTCAAACTCTGTGGCTAGACAGGTTTACTTGACGTTCCCAGCTGAGAGCACGTTTAAGGATGAGGACGTTGCAGCTTACTTCAG CCTTTTCGGAACAGTGCAAGATGTGAGGATCCCATACCAACAGAAGCGTATGTTTGGCTTTGTTTCATTTGCCCATCCTGAGACTGTGAAGGTTGTACTAGCTAGAGGGAATCCTCATTTCATTTGCGACTCACGTGTACTTGTCAAACCTTACAAAGAAAAAGGCAAAGCCTTGGACAA GAAACATCATCATCTGCTACAACAGCAGATTGAGTTTGGGAATCACTCCCCATGTACCAGTCCATCTGGGATTGATCCTAGAGAACAGTCTGATTTTCAACTTG ATTCGAAGATGTTCTATGAGAGgcgggagatgatgagaaggaAAATGGAGCAAGCTGATCGGCAGAGGGCTATTGAGTTTGAAAGAAGACGCTTCATTAATTTGCAGCTTCCTGAGTTCAAGAATCATCACCGTGGCTTTTCTGTGGGGTCTCCTGGTTATTTTCCATCTGCCAGCAACCAAAGCGCCGATATTCAATCTGAACTCAATAGTGCCGCTGATGCTTTTGAAG TGGTTGATGATACCACCGTGCTGCATCCTTACTCAGTAACCGATCCAAGGAGTATTAACAACGATAATGATTCAAACGGTGCAAAAGAAAGGACCAATGAGAGTGAACCTGACACTGGAAGCAATATAGAGCTTGTTCTTCCTAGTAACCTCTTCCCTTCTGCAACATCTACCGATGATTCTGCTGAAACTAATGCAGATGCTGGAGTCTCCGCCTCCTCTAGTTATGGAAATGACCATGAACCACCAGCCACTACCTGTATTACCTGA
- the LOC125591197 gene encoding uncharacterized protein LOC125591197 has product MSRPGSVLHIMKAANVDQSRMLQQSICHVRASNWIFSVSWGYSAHIYENVFPRSYLKRPIETFRPWLRGWPHGYMFNTRPVSRDPCEAPHWFFFDSVEQEKERIVTSYTTKFRRNMTSCSFSGNISADPITLIRVFSPKTPKEERKVECCDVEYDGADVATMRLRDCR; this is encoded by the exons ATGAGCCGTCCTGGCTCAGTCCTTCACATCATGAAAGCGGCCAACGTGGACCAATCACGGATGCTACAACAGTCGATATGCCACGTTAGAGCTAGTAACTGGATCTTCTCGGTCTCGTGGGGATACTCAGCTCACATCTACGAGAATGTATTCCCAAGAAGCTACTTGAAGCGTCCTATAGAGACATTCCGCCCTTGGCTCCGAGGATGGCCTCATGGTTATATGTTTAACACGAGACCGGTTTCTAGAGATCCGTGTGAAGCTCCTCACTGGTTCTTCTTCGATTCAGTTGAACAGGAGAAGGAAAGAATTGTTACTTCCTACACAACGAAGTTTCGTAGAAACATGACTTCTTGTTCCTTCTCTGGTAATATATCTGCTGATCCTATCACTTTGATCAGAGTCTTCTCTCCCAAAACTCCCAAAGAG GAGAGAAAAGTGGAATGTTGCGACGTGGAATATGATGGTGCAGATGTTGCAACCATGAGGCTTAGAGATTGTAGATAA